One window from the genome of Nicotiana sylvestris chromosome 9, ASM39365v2, whole genome shotgun sequence encodes:
- the LOC104226501 gene encoding DNA mismatch repair protein PMS1-like isoform X2 — MDRGPAASPSTIKPINKGVVHRICAGQVILDLSSAVKELVENSLDAGATSIEVSLKDYGAESFQVIDNGCGISPHNFKVLTLKHHTSKLSDFPDLQSLATFGFRGEALSSLCALGDLMVETRTKNEQVATHLTFDRSGLLLAERNTARQVGTTVTVKKLFSTLPVRSKEFHRNIRKEYGKLITLLNAYALISKEVRIVCTNTAVRNAKSVVLKTQGSGSLKDNIITVFGMSTFTCLEPLKVCTSDGCTVEGFISKPGYGSGRNIGDRQYFFVNGRPVDMPKVGKLVNELYRGANSRQYPIAIMDFTIPPRAFDVNVTPDKRKIFLSDEGSILHSLREALEKIYSSNHASYAVNSFQEVFEEKHTSTHSQLEAFQFQSKQLLSDSDDTQEGDCIGELHKDGHYLKKPLKELKDTSVTGMLNDGNRSTEKDFSLQFHGKKKDNRSSRSPWKEVGGLITADGQALTPGSKDKSCIDNAHYVDRATIVQSSLTKFVTVNKRKHESMSTALSEVPLLRNRLTLCPSGEDNYLKDTTSLRSPDNPVKADKCDEVTSDKSGSSKFTKIDRFLHQVKQSRTDTVLDQTNNLIRPGNSIQNGKFEEEHEVQMNELCVTESVLVNSTCNNIHDVSENMVDAVSIEQPASLTLDAPKASSDLKIGSTLQFCVNDLISRRKQRLSRLQLLNRTSQRMKTKRDYAAATLELTESENEVAKEKALIAATSELERFFKKEDFTKMKVIGQFNLGFIIGKLDEDLFIVDQHAADEKYNFERLSQSTILNQQPLLRPLKMELSPEEEIVISIHNDTFRCERTHCDSCR; from the exons ATGGACAGAGGACCAGCAGCTTCACCATCGACTATAAAGCCCATAAACAAGGGCGTCGTGCATAGAATTTGTGCTGGTCAAGTTATTTTGGACCTTTCCTCCGCCGTCAAGGAGTTGGTTGAGAACAGCTTGGACGCCGGCGCCACCAGCATCGAGGTTTCGCTCAAAGACTATGGCGCTGAATCCTTCCAGGTTATCGACAACGGTTGTGGCATCTCGCCTCACAATTTCAAG GTACTGACGCTAAAACATCATACCTCAAAACTATCAGATTTTCCTGATCTTCAGTCATTAGCGACTTTTGGATTTAGAGGGGAGGCATTGAGTTCACTTTGTGCTTTAGGGGATTTGATGGTTGAAACAAGAACAAAGAATGAGCAAGTGGCGACACACTTGACTTTTGATCGTTCGGGCCTTCTGTTAGCTGAAAGGAACACAGCTCGCCAAGTTGGTACCACTGTCACTGTTAAGAAGTTGTTCTCCACTTTACCAGTGCGAAGTAAAGAGTTTCACCGCAACATCCGAAAGGAATATGGAAAGCTTATTACATTGCTGAAT GCCTATGCTCTTATTTCTAAGGAAGTCAGAATAGTTTGCACCAACACAGCTGTAAGAAATGCAAAGTCTGTAGTTCTGAAGACTCAGGGAAGTGGATCCCTGAAAGATAACATCATAACAGTATTTGGTATGAGTACCTTTACTTGTCTGGAGCCTCTTAAAGTATGTACTTCTGATGGTTGCACAGTTGAAGGATTCATTTCCAAGCCTGGTTATGGTAGTGGACGCAATATAGGGGATCGACAATACTTTTTTGTGAATGGACGGCCAGTAGATATGCCAAAAGTTGGCAAGCTTGTCAATGAGTTGTACAGAGGTGCAAACTCTCGACAATATCCCATTGCAATCATGGACTTCACGATCCCACCCAGAGCATTTGATGTCAACGTAACTcctgataaaagaaaaatatttctgTCCGATGAAGGCTCCATATTGCATTCTTTGAGAGAAGCTTTAGAGAAGATATACTCATCAAATCATGCTAGTTATGCTGTTAATAGTTTCCAagaggtttttgaagaaaaacatacATCCACTCATTCCCAACTCGAGGCCTTTCAGTTTCAATCCAAGCAATTATTGTCAGATAGCGATGATACTCAGGAAGGTGACTGCATTGGGGAGCTACATAAAGATGGTCACTATCTCAAAAAACCTCTAAAGGAATTAAAAGATACTTCTGTCACGGGCATGTTAAATGATGGAAACAGGTCAACAGAGAAAGACTTCAGTCTTCAATTCCATGGAAAGAAGAAAGACAATCGCAGTTCCAGAAGTCCCTGGAAGGAAGTCGGAGGTCTGATTACTGCTGATGGACAAGCACTCACCCCAGGATCAAAAGATAAAAGCTGTATCGATAATGCACATTATGTGGATCGTGCAACCATTGTCCAGTCATCACTCACCAAATTTGTTACAGTAAATAAGAGAAAGCACGAGAGTATGAGTACTGCATTATCTGAGGTACCTCTCCTGAGAAATAGATTGACTCTATGTCCTTCAGGAGAAGACAATTATTTGAAGGATACGACATCCTTAAGATCTCCAGATAATCCAGTTAAGGCTGATAAGTGTGATGAAGTAACCAGTGATAAGTCTGGATCTTCCAAGTTCACAAAGATAGATAGATTTCTTCATCAAGTGAAGCAGTCAAGAACGGATACAGTCCTTGATCAAACAAATAATTTAATTCGGCCTGGAAATAGTatacaaaatggaaaatttgaggaG GAGCATGAGGTTCAAATGAACGAGTTATGTGTGACTGAATCGGTGCTTGTTAATTCTACTTGCAACAACATTCACGATGTGTCAGAAAATATGGTAGATGCTGTTTCTATTGAACAGCCTGCTAGTCTGACTTTGGATGCTCCTAAGGCTTCATCTGATTTAAAGATTGGTTCGACATTGCAATTTTGTGTGAACGACCTCATATCAAGAAGGAAGCAGAGACTGTCAAGATTGCAACTCCTTAATCGTACATCTCAAAGAATGAAAACAAAAAG GGATTATGCTGCAGCTACCCTGGAGCTCACCGAATCAGAAAATGAAGTGGCCAAGGAAAAGGCTTTGATTGCTGCTACCAGTGAGCTGGAGAGATTTTTCAAGAAAGAAGATTTTACTAAAATGAAG GTGATTGGGCAATTCAATCTTGGATTCATTATAGGCAAGTTGGATGAGGACCTTTTTATTGTTGATCAG CATGCTGCAGACGAGAAGTATAATTTTGAGCGTCTGTCACAGTCAACTATCTTGAATCAGCAACCTTTGCTTCG GCCCTTGAAGATGGAGTTATCGCCTGAAGAAGAAATAGTTATTTCCATCCACAATGATACTTTCAG